tcatcatctcctacgcccattgacgcaaagggccttggttagatttcgccagtcgtctctatcttgagcttttaaatcaatacttctccattcatcatctcccacttcacacttcattgtcctcagccatgtcggcctgggtcttccaactcttctagtgccttgcggagcctagttgaaagtttggtgaactaatctctcttggggagcgcgaagagcatgcccaaaccatctccatctacaaatATTATTGACAATAGCCACAAGACAAGAATAGATAATAatcaatgggttgtggtggccgatgtggtaacgtccctgactggtcaatgccggactggggttcgagttcctttcaaactctttagtttttctggttgctgaaacctcaccatccttgtgaagtagGGATGGGaaatttggggggagcctataggtctatctgctgagtcatcgggaggcattgcctccttggtcctagcttgggtgaaagaagggcttggccgctgatcatatgtacagtatatatggtcagtctctagggcattgtcctgcttgataagataatgtcactatcccttgcctctaccattcatgagcagcctttaaacctttaaaggcctaATAACAAGAGCAACAAATTACTCAACCTTGTTTGCGAGCCTTTTTGCTTCCTCGTGTATTAGACGGACTGCGTGACCTCGTTCTTGGGGATGATGCTACTCTTGTCCTTCTGCGCTTGCGCACAAGGCCTGGATTGTTTATCTTCTCGGCCTCAGCGGTGAGTCTAGATCCCAGTTCCTGCATCACTCCCTCTAATCCGATGAACGCATTCTTCTCAATTGTGGCTGCAATATTAAGAATCCCATTTAAAAAGGCATTAAAAGTAGCTTGAATATCGTTGAAATTATTGTGTACAAGTGGCAGATGGAGTTCATCTGGTTTTAGATAAGATGTTTGGAGAAAAATCTTACAAACTCGGTGTTTCTATAATTTTGTCGTCTAATAAGAACATACTGTATCTACAGTATAGTAGAgaaggatatacacacacacacacacacacacacatatatatatatatatatatacatatatatatatatatatatatatatatatatatatatatatatatatacatatatatatatatatatatatatatatatatatatatatatacatatatatatatatatatatatatatatatatatatatatatatatatatatatatatatatatatatatattgttccgacacagagacttacctcgaaacactttataggagattactggtaactcctctccgacgaccagatttttacgtagtttccccctacttccatgttcagtactgtcctgaataacgggaaatagcatgacctgggggcattgcccgggcaggtcgcccgtctttgagaagctctctccagtaagttttctggtcggttcgtgaacacacgtgcttcacgaagctcctcatactccgtgcgattccctttgtgtttggttccacgtgcttcccacgtgatcgggatctcagtgtgtgtttagtgcttttACTACGTGCTTTggatttcgctcccttgtgcttccctagtgttttagtgcttttcctttgtggcttgcttgtgtctacggccctttgtgttgcgttatggaacgcattcgccgttgtcctgggcctagggccggtagatcatgcgggtcttttctgtctaagcccgaggttgacccgcatacgttgtgtacctcgtgtaggggtaaagcttgttcgccgtcggataagttttccgaatgtgccgattggcctgaggtccagtggataaaattccgtaccaaaaagaagaaggcatcgaagaagtcccctaggaagactagcgtttcttcccctgcgacttcagcaggagaagggtcaggtagggtacatccgccttcccctacccaaagtaaggggcgaggtaagtccagggagaacatgcagttggctcctctttcccaagagagggaatttgtgggcggtccttcgttggccaaggcaagtcaggcgaccgtaagtgagtgtagtgggggtccgggggacgtggctctctctcataagggccacgtctcgtcgggggaccccatgtggtctaatagtgtccctttttcttcgtcaggttcctgggtggaagttccaggggcatcagcgacgagtggtggcgtcggcagagaggagtccccgcaagaagatccattggcttgggacgtgccgaggactccgatgaggtccccactggacatggaggaaggccttggcgaggccttccccggtttggcgggcccgtcgggatggttgccgccgaagacttcgctacaggagagtctccccattccttctccgtcaggggtacggcgtagccccaagaaaacgcagtcacgtgctaggtcacgatacgagggtcagtctttctcgtcaggacgtgactcttcggattcgtcaagcagtgaacggaggagacgacagaggaggaaacgagatcggtcggtgcggaggaactcccctttgcggtctcccacaagatctcgggacagggtgagtcccagttcccctcctcccaaaggcaggagaacaacccccccagtagggacgtggaaacgaggtcggtctgtgcggaggaactccccttcgcggtctctcacaggatctcgggacaggatgagtccccgttcccctacacccaaaagcaggagaccagtctctccgaaagggacgtgggtgttcgtCCCAGAGAACAACTTTAAAGTCTTTTCCAAgcctattggttcgacacatgagcgggcaggagacagtccccctagaaggacctccacgtgccgcgtcagggaatcaccagatgagcgaagggctacatcttgcaggcctaagacccgtcctggagacgtttatcccgcccagcgcagggggccgtcgtctaggccgggcagcctcgacaggtctccccatcgagaccccagaaggggaaggacacctccgtcgaactatctcacggaggacaccgtttcaccgaaaaaggccacgaagaggagagggacggcggacgtcgaaggtaaagggaaccgtggaccccgccatcacggcagagaccgagatcacgattcgccccgtcggtcggaaggaggggagggcgagtcggcggtgacggaggactcagcgtacaggagagtccttgccttaattaggggttataacaaccttatagaacccgccactcaagaggaagaaccctggacttcaggcctgaacaagttcacagcggtccccgcccagaaaaagtcctctctctctcttcccgaggccagtaacgtggggattggaaagactcatattgataaggtcatatcccgcaatagcgactcctgcaggggtcacagctcagcaaagctcctacagggtttgaagtcgcagacgaaatactactctttagaaaataggccgaccggtgcgtgcaagaccgaggaaaccatagacatcctgtgccagggcatctccgacgggagggcatcggcagcatctaccttcttctccccttccgagtcggcaatgatggaggagatgtccaaggacttagttaatgtggcatcctggctggattggtgggccaccaccctagtaggcacccagattcctacagactccatggaacctgcaaaacgggaggctctgaatgagttgctggggtcaggtagccgcgcccttaaattcctgacctttcagtctttggctctctccgcaaacaggattctccggagaagagacgccctagtcaagaaccttcccattaagattcctgacagggaagctaaagccttgaagacctgctccgtctggggggagcagcttattccgacgaagaaggcggaagaggtcgtggagaagttggccaaaaagagggagctacctactctgaagccacagacggcacgccgccccatcttcaggaggccagtgacagaagcacccatggccgcgcgtaccacaccaactcaaggaaggagggaaccctcttcaggacagtggtcttcctctgtggttcccccccgaagaggttaatcttctaaccccccaacgtataggtcttctttctactcctccaggagggggagaacaggccgttcttcccgtaggagataagatgggaggcccccatcccctgcccaagcctcaggtggggggatgcctcagactcacttggcaagcatggaagctccacggagcagatccgtggacagttacagtactaaaggagggctacaggatccccttcatggaagagacacccccccccctagttccagcaacgcaggcagactggttggtgcccaaggacctggcgaagagggcagcgttggacgaagaagtcaagacgttgctgcagaagggagctttagaaacagtgacattcccgggtccggggttctacagccgcctgttcctagtggaaaaagcgacaggagggtggagacctgtaatagacctgtcagccctcaacaggtttctcaggaaagtgaccttcaaaatggacactccaagagcggtcatggcgtccttgagagagggcgactttatgatttctatagacctcaaggacgcctacttccaagtgcctattcatccgtcgagcaggaagtttctccgggtcaagtggggtacccaggtgttacaattcaaggccctatgcttcggtctttcaacagccccccaggtattcacgagggtctttacgacggtctccatatgggcccacgaacagggcattcgactcatcaggtacctggacgactggttactcctttcatcctcaaaggaagacttgaaacaacagggcgaagatcttcttcaattgtgcaagaccctgggcatcgtggtcaacttggagaaatcacagctaaccccatccaacaggaggacgtacctaggaatggtcctggattcgttacaggtcaaggcattcccaaccacggaaaggctggacaacctggatcgagtgctccggcccttccttctgggtcgccccagaagagcgcaggattggcaaaggttggtagggcacctggtgtccctagagaagctggtacctcacgggagacagaacttaagggtggttcaatggaacctgaaagaacattggaaccaggaaagttccccggacattgtggttcctctccttcaggagtccaggaaggccttggaatggtggcaggatcggtcgaacaccctaaggggatgccactgtcctcccaacctccggaggttcttctcttcacggacgcatcgaaggacgggtggggagcccatctccgggaaaagacagcaaagggggcgtggtcagagggggagaaatccctacacataaatatcctggaaatgagagcggtccaagaagcctgcaaccacttcgaggaggacatgagagggcattcggtggccctaatgtcagacaatgcaacggtggtggcttacgtgaagaaggaggggggactgagatcaaaagagatgtgcgaactagcccttcaaatcctaaaatgggcggaacagaaggacgtcatcctgacggcaaggttcattccagggaagaacaacgtcctagcagacggcctcagcagagtggggcaagtggtagcaacagaatggtccctacacccacaagtggcaagctacattatacagatgtggggatctccggtaatggatctgtttgcaacaaggttgaacgcgcaactccccgtattttgttctcccgtcccagatccgaaggcggcaatggaagacgcctttcagcacaagtgggacggactggacgtgtacgccttcccccccttctccctgataaggcaggtcctcaacagagtaagggcagcaaccaacctaaggatgactttggtagcgccttggtggccggagagagaatggttcgcggacctaaggaacctcactgtcctacctccttggcctctacccggcaggtcagacctattaaaacaacctcactttcagcggtttcacagaaacccgcaagcccttcgtcttcacgcctggagattatccagcggctcctgaagaagcaagggtactccggcaagacagccaggaggatgtcgctatacctgaggaaatcatccacagccgtctaccagtctaagtgggcggtattcgtgaagtggtgcagggacaagaagatagagcccttgggagcgtcagtgcccgtgatagccgacttcatggtttatctcagggacaagttagacatgtcagttccagcgatcaagggagttcgggcggccctgggtcaagtctttcttctcaagggcatagatctcggctcctccaggcatatctccatgcttatcagagcgttcgaacaatcatgccccccttccgcccctagaataccgagttgggacttagcgcgagtcctagatatgttacggaaaccaccattcgagcccttaaaggacattgatgacaagaatctcacgctcaaggcggtcttctggctagcattagcctcggctaagagggtgggcgagctacacggactgtcattcgaggtggaacacactaggggatggaaggaagtaacctttaagtttgtcacatccttcgttgccaagactcagaacccctcggtgtgggatccgaggtttgagagtttttcgattccggcaatcccgaataaaggaaacccggaggacctaaaattatgcccggtcaggactattaggaaataccttaagagaacggcaaacctccgcccgtctatcaagaatctcttcgtctcatggggataaataaagaaaaacatatccaaaaatacggtttcgttctggctcaggaaagtgatcacgcaagcctacttaaaacaaggtcttcctacaccggggaaacccagagctcacgatgttcggggcattagcacctctctaacgttcgaaaagaacatgtcagtagcgcaggttcttcgagcgggaacttggtccaaccagtcgaccttcaccgcacattatctcaaggactgtacgagaaagtctctagacgggttttctatcgggccggtcatctcagccctgcattcggtttgacggctcaagccccaggctaaatcgcgaaacataaagtatctagacacaaggagccgagttctattttccccccttttctaactttctcgtaccgtcagtcgtcatcaagaaatatcgctcattacacaagacgaaaattcgccatatcaagcacaacgaagatattgcagaagggtaagtgttatatcacacttaatgagtcttttacgtagttttccctactgtccatcggggtcagggctaaagggcactcccgcctcctaaggtgtaagtctcctataaagtgtttcgaggtaagtctctgtgtcggaacaaatcacaaattttaagtaatttgtatttttcctaacaatacttaccgaagaaacactttcggtttagggcccccccaaccgtccccgcagtgccccactgacctcgtggtattgttcattacataaaacttactggagagagcttctcaaagacgggcgacctgcccgggcaatgcccccaggtcatgttatttcccgttattcaggacagtatagaacatggaagtagggggaaactacgtaaaaatctggtcgtcggagaggagttaccagtaatctcctataaagtgtttcttcggtaagtattgttaggaaaaatacaaattacttaaaatttgtgattatatatatatatatatatgtgtgtgtgtgtgtgtgtgtgtgtgtgtgtgtgtaggtagccACTCAAAGAGAGCCTAATCTAATGGAAGGCTAGCCTAATAACAAGCAAACCAGCCTACCTTTGCTCGAGTTTAGACCACAATTTTGGGAGAACCAAATGGAGGCTCCGCAGATGGcccaaaaagtctttgagacacccaaaatccttgtaacatctctctctctctctctctctctctctctctctctctctctccccttacttTTGACAAAACCCCAGATGTTTTTCTTGAACTTCACCGCGCCCCAGCACACAACACTTGTCTTGTCGTCTCCTCGTCTGCAAAGGCAGAAATGCTTCGTGAGGTAGAACGAATCGCCGTATGGAACACCCGAATTCACCACCTCCGACTCGACGATGTAGACTTCACCGGGACTGGTCTGAGGGAGGAGAACCTGGAAACATATAAACGAGTGATTACTTTTCACTTGCTGTAAGGAttcaagaaaatttagaagcaatggcgTAGAATTAGGGAAGTTGCCAAAGGCCCCTGAAGTTAGAAGCAAAAGTGAGCAAGCTGTGAAGCTCTCTGTGTGGGAAGTTGCTGATgacaatgaattttctgcagattgcagcgctttgcaatTTCTGGCCTTTTCCtactattgggttggccttttaaagctgcagttgattagaagttggccttttctcgcttagaaaaacttggcaaccctgataccAAGctttcttctagtagtgtgcccacaatcacagtgttgtagAGAGAGCAACAGAGAACATGGAACTTGGAACCTGGAACCGGTAATCCGTAGCAAAGGGAGACATAATCGTAAGTGGAAATAAAACACAGAATTATTGACATAACTGCCAGTTGCAAAAAGGCTAATGAGCAGAAACAATACTCTGTATGTTTGGTTGCGacaaatcttgggtagtgccatagcctctatactatgatcttccactgtcttggattagagttctcttgcttgaggatacactctggcacactattctaccttatttctcttcctcgtgattTTTTTggagttcttatagtttataaaggagatatataatctaatgttgttactgttcttgaaatatattgttaattgtttattacttctcttgtagtttatttccttgtttcctttcttcgctgggctatttttcccctgatggagcccttgggcttatagcatcttgcttttccaactaaggttatagattagcttgtactagtactactactactactactactactactactactactactaataataataataataataataataattataataataataataataacaataatgataatactgattaaaaaatgaaataataacaataatgataaaaaagaaataataataataataataataataataataataataataaaaaataaaaatgataataaaataataataatgataataataataataataataataataatgatgatgataaaaaagaaataataataataataataataataataataatgataaaaaagaaataataataataataataataataataataataataataataataataataataataataataacgcacctGGCTTTCTGTGCTGTATGCTACCTTAGGCGAGAAACTGGACGGTGGGACAGGCGATGTACAGGTCATCTGTCTAACCTTCGCCCCGTCTTCCCTCTCCTGCCAAGGGCTGTAAATGACGTCTGGAGAAGACAGAATTGATTGGTGGATTAGAATGCACTAGGGTTTCGTAatggttatatcattattatcattctatcttgttcgtaatactaggcaggcagttcattctaatagccaggccttctccatcatgaggctcaatactacacagtattctagaagttttattccagctgtgaccaagttgtggaatgatcttcctaatcgggtggttgaatcagtagaacttcaaaagttcaaagttggagcaaatgcttttttgtagaccaggtggacatgagtctttttatagtttatttatgacatatttgtttttgaagttgttaatagtttatatatgacatgtctgttttgacgttgttacttattttagaatgatttattgttaatctgttctcttcatttatttatttccttatttcctttcctcactgggctatttttccctgttggagcccctgggcttatagcatcttgcttttccaactagggttgtagcttgggtggtaataatgataataataataataataataataataataataataataataataataataataataataataataataataatagatagcgtAATAGAGATGAAAGAtgtgatttaatgttattactgttcttagaatatcatattttaaatgtattttgttgTTCGTCGCTTCTCTGGTGTATTCATTTCCTCGTTTCGTTTTTTGCAGTGGactattttttttccctgttggagacctcgggcATATGGCGTCctgaatttccaactagggtttgttgCAGCAtagcctgtaatatatatatatatatatatatgtgtgtgtgtgtgcgtgtatatatataaataaataaatatatatataaatatatatatgtatatatatatatatatatacatttatatatatatatatatgtatatatatatatatatacacatatatataatatgtatgtatatatatatatatatatataaaaacctgcACGTATCATTCTCTAAAATCAATGTACTTTTTAATGATCAACTCTGCGAACAGCtgcagtaccaaaaaaaaaaaaaaaaaaaaaaaagagcctttcTAGAGtactctagactctagagcctcACCAGTCGTCTTCTTGGCTGTATAGACGTCCGTCATGAACTGGTCTTGGACGAAGAGAAGTGTGAAGAGCGTATCGATGGGAAGGGACACCACCTGGTTCAGCATTTCACTTCCTACGTGCTGGGATTCCTCCAAGGGGCAACTCGACGTCGAGGGAGTCCTAGTCTCACCTGTAGCAAAGAAAGGACTTCCTTAAGATTAGAGGCTCTAATCACCAATTTACGATTGAAATTTCTATAAATCCCCATATTACTGCAATTTTGCAACATtgcaagcaattttttttcttttttttgctaaaAATGTCAAAACAACACTAACCCTTTGatgttccaacttcgttggcagaggcaataatgataataataataataataataataataataataataataataataataataataataattataataatgctatTCTTTGTAAGAGTGACAGcatcagcaacagcaacagcagcagcagtagtagtagtagaagaaggcTCATCGTCATAATCAAGAAGAGGAAGAGCATTGAAAGTTACCCCATTTTGGTGCATCATTTTCATCTACTTTTGACTTCGAGCGACGCTTCGGCCTTGCTGCCTGCGGTGCGATGCCACTGGTTGAAGGCAGGGACAGGTTCCTGGAGTCCTCAGGGATGCTACTGGGGAAGAACAGTCTCTCCTCCGTTTTTGGAGTAggactctgaaaaaaaaaagtgggactACATGAAACATTTTGCAgactctgaagaaaagaaaatgtagaCCCACATGAAAATATTTGTACATTTTAACACTTATCTACTTGCTCAAGTTACATTGGCTATATTCAAGTTGtgtaaacaaataaaaactatcttttttttcttttgtaatctcaaCTTCCTCTAATGCCATTTTATCAATTAAAGTTGTCAAActtccttgaaatattttagtaaTGCTATAGAAATAGTTAATGACAATGCACTTGGTGTAAAACCCGAGTAATATAAGATGTTTGAAAGTCGCATTGAATGGCTGGCTAAACATATCACCAGCTGATATAGGCGAAGCAAGATGCCACTCGGTAGTAAAAacgtaaatattttacattattgtttttttttatatagagctTCATGGTAataagattatgttttaaattaagtaatataattatattttaatataaaagaaggTAAACTCTGCAGATACAGATTCTGAAAACAATGTtttgtaaaattattttaatgctggTGAACAAATCGGTTGATAGCCCTTTGTTTATGTTGGGGGCGATGAGCGTCAGCGTGTCAAGTTTGAACTTACCCAGAACTTCTGCGTTTTTAAAGTTTATTGGATATTTTAGGAATTGTCGATAGTCGAGACGGTATCGAGCAGTGATAGTGAGGGTGCTGATGATCCTCAACCCACAACATCGAGTGGCAGTAGCCTAAATATTGTGTTTTCTATCGTAAAATGGCTCACGGTGTAAGTGTTCAGAAACGATGCATGGTGTGTAAGTTCGCGTCATCTTTAAGTTCCAATTCAGAGTCCGATATTGATGATAGTGACATTGATCCAGATTAAAAGTGGCCTCGAGAAAATGCTGAGGCAAGTGACAACACATCAGCCAGTG
The window above is part of the Palaemon carinicauda isolate YSFRI2023 chromosome 11, ASM3689809v2, whole genome shotgun sequence genome. Proteins encoded here:
- the LOC137649556 gene encoding protein Aster-B-like — protein: MLNQVVSLPIDTLFTLLFVQDQFMTDVYTAKKTTDVIYSPWQEREDGAKVRQMTCTSPVPPSSFSPKVAYSTESQVLLPQTSPGEVYIVESEVVNSGVPYGDSFYLTKHFCLCRRGDDKTSVVCWGAVKFKKNIWGFVKTTIEKNAFIGLEGVMQELGSRLTAEAEKINNPGLVRKRRRTRVASSPRTRSRSPSNTRGSKKARKQEDTERNVKPLTVAVLAIAIVSLLIGNVVLYRRLSLLEDMASLINPTSSSRSSTRYLSLEKSWEDVARILHKQQRLHDSQLEVWKTKVVRASYNLKDVQDTLMWMIDKIRLQEEVLHSAAEERSEELKQHWLRENTWKEEQLDVIARKYNSEQLHQET